One part of the Rickettsia akari str. Hartford genome encodes these proteins:
- a CDS encoding type IV secretory system conjugative DNA transfer family protein, producing MEWHKILKVTRNIFGHAIIHPVVIFCTIWLSGAFVAIFTNEVGALGGDINAINIAYKWAYWLINVWGQLKIADYNYLKLKLLASLLGPAIVVIIFYIKNFARIKSLQFFEQPEKVYGDASWANPSDIEAAGLRSKKGMLIGVDAGGYFVADGFQHALLFAPTGSGKGVGFVIPNLLFWSDSVVVHDIKLENHGLTSGWREKQGQKVFVWEPSNPDGITHCYNPIDWVSTKPGQMVDDVQKISNLIMPEKDFWNNEARSLFLGVTLYLIADPTKTKSFGEVVRTMRSDDVVYNLAVVLDTLGGVIHPVAYMNIAAFLQKADKERSGVISTMNSSLELWANPLIDSATASSDFNIQEFKKVKTTVYVGLTPDNIQRLQKLMQVFYQQATEFLSRKMPNLKEEPYGVMFLLDEFPTLGKMDTFKAGIAYFRGYRVRLFLIIQDTQQLKGTYEDAGMNSFLSNATYRITFAANNYETANLISQLVGNKTVEQRSFSKPLFFDLNISTRTQNVSQVQRALLLPQEVIQLPRDEQIVLIESFPPIKSRKIKYYEDKFFTSRLLPPTFVPTQVPFDPRANNNEASEETEITTAPENNE from the coding sequence ATGGAATGGCATAAGATACTTAAAGTTACTAGAAATATATTTGGTCATGCTATAATTCATCCGGTTGTTATTTTTTGTACCATTTGGCTAAGTGGTGCATTTGTTGCAATTTTTACTAATGAGGTTGGAGCTTTAGGTGGAGATATAAATGCTATAAATATTGCTTATAAGTGGGCTTACTGGCTTATTAACGTTTGGGGGCAGTTAAAAATTGCCGACTATAATTATTTAAAATTGAAGCTACTTGCATCTCTTCTTGGTCCCGCTATTGTTGTAATAATATTTTACATTAAAAATTTTGCACGAATAAAATCATTACAATTTTTTGAGCAACCGGAAAAAGTATATGGAGATGCTAGCTGGGCTAATCCGTCAGATATAGAGGCTGCTGGTCTTAGATCCAAAAAAGGTATGTTAATAGGTGTAGATGCCGGTGGATATTTTGTTGCAGATGGGTTCCAGCATGCTTTATTATTTGCTCCTACAGGTTCAGGTAAAGGTGTGGGTTTTGTGATACCTAACCTGTTATTTTGGAGTGATTCAGTAGTAGTACATGACATAAAGCTCGAAAATCACGGTTTGACGAGCGGTTGGCGTGAAAAACAAGGTCAGAAAGTTTTTGTTTGGGAGCCTTCTAATCCCGACGGTATTACGCATTGTTATAATCCGATTGATTGGGTTAGTACTAAGCCCGGGCAGATGGTTGATGACGTTCAAAAAATTTCAAATCTTATAATGCCGGAAAAGGATTTTTGGAATAATGAAGCACGAAGTTTATTCTTAGGTGTAACTTTATATTTAATAGCTGATCCTACTAAAACTAAATCTTTCGGTGAAGTAGTGCGTACCATGAGAAGTGATGACGTAGTTTATAATCTAGCGGTCGTACTCGATACGCTTGGCGGTGTAATACATCCTGTTGCATATATGAATATTGCTGCGTTTTTGCAAAAAGCTGATAAAGAGCGTTCGGGCGTAATATCTACAATGAACTCATCGCTTGAATTATGGGCAAACCCGCTTATTGATTCGGCTACTGCATCTTCTGATTTCAACATACAAGAATTTAAAAAAGTAAAAACAACCGTATATGTAGGATTAACACCCGATAATATACAGCGTTTGCAAAAATTAATGCAGGTGTTTTATCAGCAGGCGACAGAATTTTTAAGCCGTAAAATGCCGAATTTAAAGGAAGAGCCGTATGGTGTAATGTTCTTACTTGATGAGTTCCCGACGCTTGGAAAGATGGATACTTTTAAAGCCGGTATAGCTTATTTTAGAGGTTATAGAGTTCGGTTATTCTTGATTATTCAAGATACGCAGCAGTTAAAAGGCACATATGAAGATGCAGGGATGAATTCCTTCTTATCTAATGCAACATACCGTATTACTTTTGCTGCTAATAACTATGAAACGGCAAATTTAATATCGCAGCTTGTCGGTAATAAGACGGTAGAACAAAGATCATTTAGTAAACCTTTATTTTTTGACCTTAATATTTCTACTAGAACCCAAAACGTTTCTCAAGTTCAAAGAGCTTTACTTTTACCTCAAGAAGTAATACAGTTACCTAGAGATGAGCAAATTGTTTTAATAGAATCCTTTCCGCCTATAAAATCTCGTAAAATTAAGTATTACGAAGATAAATTTTTTACTAGTAGATTATTACCACCGACTTTTGTACCTACTCAAGTACCTTTTGATCCTAGGGCAAATAATAATGAGGCTTCTGAAGAGACTGAAATAACAACTGCTCCGGAAAATAATGAGTAA